Proteins from a single region of Laspinema palackyanum D2c:
- a CDS encoding chemotaxis protein CheW, translating into MTEKCWNQIGIEGDRSCPELNTVIHCRNCPVYTSAGRSLLERDAPENYRAEWTDLLAQTPSTLTSDRQTLPQLQRATAEFFDPLSLLIFRLGVEWLALAASTFQEITQPCTIHTLPHRTNEILLGLVNIRGELLPCISLRNLLGLEPPGTYPKPLNGPGNLTRTVYSRMVVVNIQGDIWVFSVDEIEGIHRCDRHLIEEVPAVVSKAPITYTQYIVNWQDKKVNYLDEEFVFSTLKRRIL; encoded by the coding sequence ATGACTGAAAAGTGCTGGAACCAAATCGGAATAGAGGGCGATCGCTCTTGTCCCGAACTCAATACAGTCATCCATTGCCGAAACTGCCCTGTTTATACCAGTGCCGGTCGCAGTTTATTGGAACGGGACGCCCCAGAAAACTACCGGGCTGAATGGACGGATTTACTCGCTCAAACCCCCTCAACCCTAACGAGCGATCGCCAGACCCTTCCCCAACTACAACGAGCGACAGCGGAATTCTTTGACCCACTTTCTCTGCTGATCTTTCGCCTCGGGGTAGAATGGTTAGCCCTGGCCGCCTCTACCTTCCAAGAAATCACTCAGCCTTGCACCATTCATACCTTACCCCACCGAACTAACGAAATTCTCCTGGGCTTAGTGAATATTCGAGGGGAACTTTTGCCCTGCATTTCTCTGAGAAATCTCCTAGGGTTGGAACCCCCAGGCACTTATCCGAAACCGTTAAACGGTCCAGGGAATTTGACGCGGACGGTTTATTCCCGTATGGTCGTTGTGAATATTCAAGGAGATATCTGGGTCTTTTCCGTAGATGAAATTGAGGGAATTCACCGATGCGATCGCCATTTGATTGAAGAAGTCCCAGCGGTGGTTTCCAAAGCCCCGATTACTTATACTCAATACATTGTAAACTGGCAAGACAAAAAAGTAAATTACCTGGATGAAGAATTTGTATTTTCTACTCTGAAACGGAGGATTTTGTGA